The Methylobacterium sp. PvR107 genome contains a region encoding:
- a CDS encoding Hsp20/alpha crystallin family protein, with protein sequence MSVRDLIPWNRTTPAPAPAPVSGEAASPFLTLHREMNRLFDDVFSGFGSLPSLAGRSLGWPHVELVEENGALRVSAELPGLDEKDVELLIADGVLTLKGEKRAQTTDAARGYTERSYGRFERSIALPVPVEEDKAEATFRNGVLTVTLPRAAEAPDRRRRIAINGSAASAAKH encoded by the coding sequence ATGAGCGTGAGAGATCTGATCCCCTGGAACCGCACCACCCCGGCCCCCGCGCCGGCCCCCGTGTCGGGCGAGGCGGCCAGCCCCTTCCTGACACTGCACCGCGAGATGAACCGGCTGTTCGACGATGTGTTCAGCGGGTTCGGCAGCCTGCCGAGCCTGGCGGGCCGCAGCCTCGGCTGGCCGCATGTCGAGCTGGTGGAGGAGAACGGCGCGCTGCGGGTCTCCGCCGAGCTTCCCGGGCTCGACGAGAAGGACGTGGAGCTCCTGATCGCCGACGGCGTCCTGACCCTCAAGGGTGAGAAGCGCGCGCAGACCACCGACGCGGCGCGCGGCTACACGGAACGCAGCTACGGCCGCTTCGAGCGGTCGATCGCCCTCCCCGTGCCGGTGGAGGAGGACAAGGCCGAGGCGACGTTCCGCAACGGTGTCCTCACCGTGACCCTGCCGCGGGCCGCCGAGGCGCCGGATCGCCGACGCCGGATCGCGATCAACGGCAGCGCGGCCTCGGCCGCCAAGCACTGA
- a CDS encoding response regulator transcription factor has translation MPNAYRLLICDDDAILRDTLTEQLDLCEDFSVITEANAADAIRRVAAERIDLAVMDVGLPDLDGREAVRRMRAAGYRGPVIMLTAQDSEADHVEGLEAGANDYVTKPFKFGILLARIRAHLRSHEASEDAVFQIGPYTFRPGAKLLVGERGSKLKLTEKETAILRFLYRAGRAVVNRDTLLAEVWGYNAHVTTHTLETHIYRLRQKIEPNPATAAILVTEGGGYKLLP, from the coding sequence ATGCCGAATGCCTACCGCCTGCTGATCTGCGACGACGACGCGATCCTGCGCGACACCCTCACCGAGCAGCTCGACCTCTGCGAGGATTTCTCGGTGATCACCGAGGCGAACGCCGCGGACGCGATCCGGCGGGTGGCCGCGGAGCGGATCGACCTCGCGGTGATGGATGTCGGCCTGCCCGATCTCGACGGGCGCGAGGCCGTGCGCCGGATGCGGGCGGCCGGGTACCGCGGCCCGGTGATCATGCTCACCGCCCAGGATTCCGAGGCGGATCACGTCGAGGGGCTGGAGGCCGGCGCTAACGATTACGTGACCAAGCCGTTCAAGTTCGGCATTTTGCTGGCCCGGATCCGCGCGCACCTGCGCAGCCACGAGGCGTCCGAGGACGCGGTGTTCCAGATCGGCCCCTACACGTTCCGGCCGGGGGCCAAGCTGCTGGTCGGCGAGCGCGGCTCGAAGCTCAAGCTCACCGAGAAGGAGACCGCGATCCTGCGCTTCCTCTACCGGGCGGGCCGGGCGGTGGTGAACCGCGACACGCTGCTGGCCGAGGTCTGGGGCTACAACGCCCACGTCACCACCCACACGCTGGAGACGCACATCTACCGGCTGCGCCAGAAGATCGAGCCCAACCCCGCCACCGCCGCGATCCTCGTGACGGAGGGCGGTGGATACAAGTTGCTGCCCTGA
- the leuS gene encoding leucine--tRNA ligase yields the protein MTSTTPQPVERYNAKDAEPRWQEAWAEKRLFETDNGDTRPKYYVLEMFPYPSGRIHMGHVRNYAMGDVVARYKRARGFNVLHPMGWDAFGLPAENAAMERKVNPRDWTYANIASMRDQLKAMGLSLDWSREIATCDPDYYKHQQRMFLDFLGKGLVTRRTAKVNWDPVDHTVLANEQVIDGRGWRSGALVESRELTQWFFKITDFAEDLLTALDGLDRWPEKVRLMQKNWIGRSEGLEVLFALARPPAGAAESVTVYTTRPDTLFGAKFLAIAADHPLAAALAADRPALQSFIEECRRTGTAQAAIDTAEKHGFDTGLTVRHPLDPSWELPVYVANFVLMEYGTGAVFGCPAHDQRDLDFANKYGLGNTAVVCPEGQDPATFVITDTAYVEDGRMINSRFLDGLSTDEAFEAVARRLEGEGIAKRKVQFRLRDWGVSRQRYWGCPIPIIHCDSCGPVPVPVADLPVKLPEAVSFDQPGNPLERDAAWRNVPCPHCGAPARRETDTMDTFVDSSWYYARFTAPWLTDAPTDRAVVDRWLAVDQYIGGIEHAILHLLYARFFMRAMRETGWAGVAEPFAGLFTQGMVVHETYKDAAGAWVPPAEIRFATEEGERRAFHVKTQAPVAIGPIEKMSKSKKNVVDPDDIIASYGADTARWFMLSDSPPERDVIWTEEGVQGAARFVQKVWRLVNAAGQATGDGAADLALRKAAHRALASVQDDIERLRFNRCVAHIYTLANALEDGLRGPVSPAVAREAAGILVQLIAPMMPHLAEECWAVLGRAGLVAQAPWPETEAGLLVEDEITLPVQINGKKRADVTVPRDADAKAVEAATLALAVVQTILEGRAPRKVIVVPGRIVNLVV from the coding sequence ATGACCAGCACCACCCCCCAGCCCGTCGAGCGCTACAACGCCAAGGATGCCGAGCCGCGCTGGCAGGAGGCCTGGGCCGAGAAGCGCCTGTTCGAGACCGACAACGGCGACACGCGCCCGAAATACTACGTGCTGGAGATGTTCCCCTACCCGTCGGGGCGCATCCATATGGGCCATGTCCGCAACTACGCGATGGGCGACGTGGTCGCCCGCTACAAGCGCGCCCGCGGCTTCAACGTCCTGCACCCGATGGGCTGGGACGCCTTCGGCCTGCCGGCCGAGAACGCCGCCATGGAGCGCAAGGTCAACCCGCGGGACTGGACCTACGCCAACATCGCGTCGATGCGCGACCAGCTGAAGGCCATGGGCCTGTCGCTCGACTGGAGCCGGGAGATCGCGACCTGCGATCCCGATTACTACAAGCACCAGCAGCGCATGTTCCTCGACTTCCTGGGCAAGGGGCTCGTCACCCGCCGCACCGCCAAGGTGAACTGGGACCCGGTGGACCACACGGTGCTGGCCAACGAGCAGGTGATCGACGGGCGCGGCTGGCGCTCCGGCGCGCTGGTGGAAAGCCGCGAACTGACCCAGTGGTTCTTCAAGATCACCGACTTCGCCGAGGACCTGCTGACCGCCCTCGACGGGCTGGACCGCTGGCCGGAAAAAGTCCGGCTGATGCAGAAGAACTGGATCGGCCGCTCGGAAGGCCTGGAGGTTCTTTTCGCACTGGCCCGACCGCCAGCCGGCGCGGCCGAATCGGTGACCGTCTACACGACCCGGCCCGACACGCTGTTCGGCGCCAAGTTCCTGGCGATCGCGGCAGACCATCCGCTGGCCGCGGCGCTCGCCGCCGACAGACCGGCGCTGCAGAGCTTCATCGAGGAGTGCCGCCGCACCGGCACCGCGCAGGCCGCGATCGACACCGCCGAGAAGCACGGCTTCGACACCGGCCTCACCGTGCGCCACCCGCTCGACCCGTCCTGGGAGCTGCCGGTCTACGTGGCGAATTTCGTGCTGATGGAATACGGGACCGGCGCGGTGTTCGGCTGCCCGGCGCACGACCAGCGCGACCTCGACTTCGCCAACAAGTACGGGCTCGGCAACACGGCCGTCGTCTGCCCCGAGGGGCAGGACCCGGCGACGTTCGTCATCACCGACACCGCCTATGTCGAGGATGGGCGGATGATCAATTCGCGCTTCCTCGACGGGCTGAGCACGGACGAGGCCTTCGAGGCCGTGGCCCGGCGGCTGGAAGGGGAGGGGATCGCCAAGCGCAAGGTCCAGTTCCGCCTGCGCGACTGGGGCGTCTCGCGCCAGCGCTACTGGGGCTGCCCGATCCCGATCATCCACTGCGACAGCTGCGGCCCGGTCCCGGTGCCGGTGGCCGACCTGCCGGTGAAGCTTCCCGAGGCGGTGTCCTTCGACCAGCCCGGCAACCCGCTGGAGCGCGACGCGGCGTGGCGCAACGTCCCCTGCCCGCATTGCGGCGCGCCGGCCCGGCGCGAGACCGACACGATGGATACGTTCGTCGATTCGTCCTGGTACTATGCCCGCTTCACCGCGCCCTGGCTCACGGACGCGCCCACCGACCGGGCCGTGGTCGATCGCTGGCTGGCGGTGGACCAGTATATCGGCGGCATCGAGCACGCGATCCTTCACCTGCTCTACGCCCGGTTCTTCATGCGGGCGATGCGCGAGACCGGCTGGGCCGGCGTCGCCGAACCCTTCGCCGGCCTGTTCACGCAGGGCATGGTGGTCCACGAGACCTACAAGGATGCGGCCGGCGCCTGGGTGCCCCCGGCCGAGATCCGCTTCGCCACGGAAGAGGGTGAGCGCCGCGCGTTTCACGTGAAAACTCAGGCGCCGGTCGCGATCGGCCCGATCGAGAAGATGTCGAAGTCGAAGAAGAACGTGGTCGATCCCGACGACATCATCGCGAGCTACGGGGCCGACACGGCGCGCTGGTTCATGCTGTCCGACTCGCCGCCCGAGCGCGACGTGATCTGGACCGAGGAGGGCGTCCAGGGCGCGGCCCGGTTCGTCCAGAAAGTCTGGCGGCTCGTGAATGCAGCCGGGCAGGCGACCGGCGACGGTGCCGCGGATCTCGCCCTGCGCAAGGCCGCCCACCGGGCGCTGGCCTCCGTGCAGGACGATATCGAGCGCCTGCGCTTCAACCGCTGCGTGGCCCACATCTACACCCTGGCCAACGCCCTGGAGGATGGCTTGCGCGGGCCGGTCTCGCCGGCTGTCGCCAGGGAGGCGGCCGGGATCCTGGTCCAGCTCATCGCCCCGATGATGCCCCACCTCGCCGAGGAATGCTGGGCCGTGCTCGGCCGCGCGGGCCTTGTGGCCCAGGCGCCCTGGCCCGAGACCGAGGCGGGACTCCTCGTCGAGGACGAGATCACCCTGCCGGTGCAGATCAACGGCAAGAAGCGCGCGGACGTGACCGTCCCGCGCGATGCCGACGCCAAGGCCGTGGAGGCCGCGACCCTGGCGCTGGCAGTGGTCCAGACGATCCTGGAGGGGAGGGCGCCCCGGAAGGTGATCGTGGTGCCGGGGCGGATCGTGAACCTGGTGGTGTGA
- a CDS encoding aldose epimerase family protein: MPGAVFGHMADGQAVGRHSLSLGSLRVDIIEFGAVVTRIAVPDRTGRSANVVLGLDTLRGYETVSPSFGAVIGRYANRIAGGRFSLDGHSYHLPVNEGPNTLHGGPQNFGKRLWRVEGSDATSLALALRSPDGEEGFPGNLEVRVRYSLPADGVLRIDYAATTDRPTVLNLTNHSYFNLAGEGTGSALGHLVQLESDAFTPTDATQIPTGAISPVAGTPFDFRTPYPLEARIRDGDPQLAIAKGYDHTFVLRGPAGTLRPAARCIDPTSGRRLDVWTTQPALQLYSGNNLDGTLIGPSGRIYRSGDGVCFETQDFPDAPNQPAFPSAVLRPGETFAATTEFRFSVA, encoded by the coding sequence ATGCCGGGCGCAGTCTTCGGTCATATGGCGGACGGGCAGGCGGTCGGCCGCCACAGCCTGAGCCTCGGCAGCCTGCGCGTCGACATCATCGAGTTCGGCGCCGTCGTCACGCGGATCGCCGTGCCCGACCGGACCGGACGTTCGGCCAACGTCGTCCTCGGCCTCGACACGCTGAGGGGCTACGAGACCGTGAGCCCGAGTTTCGGCGCGGTGATCGGACGCTACGCCAACCGCATCGCGGGCGGTCGCTTCAGCCTCGACGGGCACAGCTACCACCTGCCGGTGAACGAGGGGCCCAACACGCTGCACGGCGGTCCGCAGAACTTCGGCAAGCGCCTGTGGCGGGTCGAGGGCTCCGACGCGACCAGCCTGGCCCTGGCCCTCCGCTCCCCGGACGGCGAGGAGGGGTTTCCGGGCAACCTCGAGGTCCGGGTGCGCTACAGCCTGCCCGCGGACGGCGTGCTGCGCATCGACTACGCGGCAACGACCGACCGCCCCACGGTTCTGAACCTCACCAACCACAGCTACTTCAACCTCGCGGGGGAGGGGACCGGGAGCGCCCTCGGCCACCTCGTGCAGCTCGAATCCGACGCCTTCACCCCGACGGACGCGACCCAGATCCCGACCGGCGCGATCTCGCCGGTCGCCGGCACCCCGTTCGACTTCCGCACGCCGTACCCGCTGGAGGCCCGCATCCGGGACGGCGACCCGCAGCTCGCCATCGCCAAGGGCTACGACCACACCTTCGTGCTGCGCGGTCCCGCCGGGACGCTGCGGCCGGCGGCCCGCTGCATCGATCCGACGAGCGGGCGCCGCCTCGACGTCTGGACCACCCAACCCGCGCTGCAGCTCTACAGCGGCAACAACCTCGACGGCACGCTGATCGGGCCGTCGGGCCGGATCTACCGTTCCGGCGACGGGGTCTGCTTCGAGACGCAGGACTTTCCGGACGCCCCGAACCAGCCGGCTTTTCCGTCAGCGGTGCTGCGACCGGGCGAGACCTTCGCGGCGACCACGGAATTCCGGTTCTCGGTGGCGTAG
- a CDS encoding YggS family pyridoxal phosphate-dependent enzyme, with product MGHRTDKLPVGQADVAAGLAEVRAAIARAAEDSERDPAEVQLVAVSKTVPADGILPALKAGQRIFGENYVQESTAKWPDLRARYPDVELHLVGPLQSNKAREAVALFDVIHSVDRLSLAAALAKEIDRSGRTPKLLIQVNTGAEPQKGGVLPDQLDTLLAECRETHGLAIQGLMCIPPAEDPPSAHFALLARLAKAHNLPILSMGMSADFPAAIQLGATHVRVGTAIFGARQPKA from the coding sequence ATGGGGCACAGGACCGACAAGCTTCCCGTGGGCCAAGCCGACGTCGCCGCCGGGCTCGCCGAGGTGCGGGCCGCGATCGCCCGGGCCGCCGAGGATTCGGAGCGCGATCCGGCCGAGGTCCAGCTGGTGGCGGTGTCCAAGACCGTGCCGGCCGACGGCATCCTGCCGGCGCTCAAGGCCGGGCAGCGGATCTTCGGCGAGAACTACGTCCAGGAATCCACGGCGAAATGGCCGGACCTGCGGGCGCGCTATCCGGATGTGGAGCTGCACCTCGTCGGGCCGCTGCAATCCAACAAGGCCCGGGAGGCGGTGGCGTTGTTCGACGTGATCCATTCCGTCGACCGGCTGTCGCTGGCGGCGGCGCTCGCCAAGGAGATCGACCGCTCCGGCCGGACCCCGAAGCTGCTGATCCAGGTCAATACCGGCGCCGAGCCCCAGAAGGGCGGCGTCCTGCCGGACCAACTCGACACCCTGCTCGCCGAATGCCGCGAGACCCACGGGCTCGCGATCCAGGGGCTGATGTGCATCCCCCCCGCGGAGGATCCGCCCTCGGCCCATTTCGCCCTGCTGGCCCGGCTGGCGAAGGCGCACAACCTGCCGATCCTCTCCATGGGCATGAGCGCCGACTTCCCGGCGGCGATCCAGCTCGGGGCCACCCATGTCCGGGTCGGCACCGCGATCTTCGGGGCGCGGCAGCCGAAAGCGTAG
- a CDS encoding L,D-transpeptidase, with the protein MRRGRNEEPGSVRLTLGEIRVRATVGDRRRGQLLVGPTVIPCALGAGGIVIAKREGDGGSPRGRFRLRGGAYRPDHLGIRPRTALPLRATRPDDGWCDESRDRRYNRPIRLPAPGVSAESMWRDDGLYDVVIDLDYNRAPIRKGRGSAIFLHIARDGYRPTEGCVALARADLLRLLRRLGPRTHLRIG; encoded by the coding sequence GTGCGTCGAGGACGAAATGAGGAGCCCGGCTCGGTCCGCCTGACCCTGGGCGAGATCCGCGTGCGGGCGACGGTCGGGGACCGGCGGCGGGGGCAGCTTCTGGTCGGCCCGACGGTGATCCCCTGCGCCCTCGGGGCCGGGGGGATCGTCATCGCCAAGCGCGAGGGCGACGGCGGCTCGCCGCGGGGCCGGTTCCGCCTGCGGGGCGGCGCCTACCGGCCCGATCATCTCGGGATCCGCCCGCGTACGGCGCTGCCGCTCCGGGCGACCCGGCCCGATGACGGCTGGTGCGACGAAAGCCGGGACCGCCGCTACAACCGGCCGATCCGCCTTCCGGCCCCGGGCGTCAGCGCCGAATCGATGTGGCGGGACGACGGGCTCTACGACGTGGTGATCGACCTCGACTACAACCGTGCCCCGATCCGGAAGGGGCGGGGCTCGGCGATCTTCCTGCACATCGCCCGGGACGGCTACCGCCCCACGGAGGGCTGCGTCGCCCTGGCCCGGGCCGACCTGCTGCGGCTGCTCCGGCGCCTCGGGCCGCGGACGCATCTGCGGATCGGGTGA
- a CDS encoding ABC transporter substrate-binding protein produces the protein MRLRAALGLLLLLPALGHAETRDMTPDPKVLHDLAPTGTLRAAINLGNPVLAQAGPDGPAGVSVDLARALAARLGVKVALVTYPGAGAVSGSAGSGAWDICFLAIDPKRAEGIAFTEPYVQIAGSYLVPVASPIRSLEEVDRDGVRVSVGRGSAYDLFLTRTLTHATLVRAPTSAEAVTAFARDGLDVAAGVAQPLAAYAAAHPEVRLLPGHFMEIPQAMGMPVGHPAGAAYLAAFLAQAKRDGLVRQGLKASGQDPDLAAP, from the coding sequence ATGCGGCTGCGCGCGGCCCTCGGCCTCCTCCTCCTCCTTCCGGCCCTCGGCCACGCGGAGACACGCGACATGACGCCGGATCCGAAGGTCCTGCACGATCTCGCCCCCACCGGCACGCTCCGGGCGGCGATCAACCTCGGCAATCCGGTGCTCGCGCAAGCCGGCCCGGACGGGCCCGCCGGGGTGTCGGTGGATCTCGCCCGTGCGCTCGCCGCCCGGCTCGGCGTGAAGGTGGCGCTCGTGACCTATCCCGGAGCGGGCGCGGTCTCGGGCTCCGCGGGATCGGGCGCCTGGGACATCTGCTTCCTGGCGATCGATCCGAAACGGGCCGAGGGCATCGCCTTCACGGAGCCCTACGTGCAGATCGCCGGCAGCTACCTCGTGCCGGTGGCCTCGCCGATCCGCAGCCTGGAGGAGGTCGACCGTGACGGCGTGCGCGTCTCGGTGGGCCGCGGCAGCGCCTATGACCTGTTCCTGACCCGCACCCTCACGCACGCGACCCTGGTGCGGGCGCCGACCTCGGCCGAGGCGGTCACGGCCTTCGCGCGGGACGGTCTCGATGTCGCGGCCGGGGTGGCGCAGCCGCTCGCCGCCTACGCAGCGGCGCATCCGGAGGTGCGGCTGCTGCCGGGGCACTTCATGGAGATCCCGCAGGCGATGGGAATGCCGGTCGGGCACCCGGCCGGGGCGGCGTATCTCGCCGCGTTCCTCGCGCAGGCCAAGCGCGACGGGCTGGTGCGACAGGGTCTCAAAGCGAGCGGTCAGGATCCGGATCTGGCGGCGCCCTGA
- a CDS encoding thermonuclease family protein — translation MTSSTVVAQQEAGPARPALDDPGRAALRAAIRAEIARARPRPVAVRTLELLAEAATQPDAAGTGLRVLDRHGAVRLRGGTSEPMTLADLVAELQERHPALFLPPEPEPEAVPVEESRDSPLLSGAYEMKAATARFVETQSERARSLAERSSVQGRALAQNAAGRFATLRTNLRGRLARPAGEADGNAGVSASGSDPVTAWNAGAGRFGETVRDGVERLRDRLRFGRDDLDEGARRQRRWLVGASAAALVAVVAAGLVLENRPPETARTAATEPAAAPTGTPGGAARATPPAAAPAAPDTVTPPPETGGDPEPDTPPSSPNAVTGPVQVIDTATLKVGGKVVHLFGVEWVRGGQADELARYIGGRTVTCQPAPGSETMNCLVDGRDLSEVVLFNGGGRASPEASPELVAAEDHARSERLGVWKR, via the coding sequence ATGACGTCTTCAACGGTGGTGGCGCAGCAGGAAGCGGGGCCGGCGCGTCCGGCGCTCGACGATCCCGGTCGCGCCGCCCTCCGCGCGGCGATCCGGGCCGAGATCGCCCGCGCCCGTCCGCGCCCGGTGGCCGTGCGGACGCTCGAACTCCTGGCGGAAGCCGCGACTCAGCCCGACGCGGCCGGCACCGGCCTGCGCGTGCTCGACCGGCACGGCGCCGTGCGCCTGCGCGGCGGTACATCCGAGCCGATGACGCTCGCCGACCTCGTCGCGGAGCTGCAGGAGCGGCATCCCGCCCTGTTCCTGCCGCCCGAGCCGGAACCGGAGGCGGTGCCGGTTGAGGAATCCCGGGATTCGCCGCTCCTGAGCGGCGCCTACGAGATGAAGGCCGCCACCGCGCGCTTCGTCGAGACCCAGTCGGAGCGCGCCCGCTCGCTGGCCGAGCGCTCCTCCGTGCAGGGCCGGGCGCTGGCGCAGAACGCGGCCGGCCGGTTCGCAACCCTGCGGACGAACCTGCGTGGCCGGCTGGCCCGTCCCGCCGGCGAGGCCGACGGGAATGCCGGGGTATCGGCCTCCGGATCGGACCCGGTGACGGCCTGGAATGCGGGCGCCGGCCGCTTCGGCGAGACCGTGCGCGACGGCGTCGAGCGGCTGCGCGATCGGTTGCGTTTCGGCCGGGACGATCTGGACGAAGGCGCCCGCCGGCAGCGCCGCTGGCTCGTGGGCGCGAGCGCGGCCGCCCTGGTGGCGGTCGTCGCGGCCGGGCTCGTCCTGGAGAACCGTCCGCCCGAGACGGCCCGGACCGCCGCCACCGAGCCGGCCGCCGCGCCGACGGGTACGCCGGGCGGCGCCGCCCGGGCCACGCCCCCGGCCGCTGCCCCCGCCGCCCCCGACACGGTGACCCCGCCCCCCGAGACCGGCGGCGATCCCGAGCCCGATACGCCGCCGTCGTCGCCCAATGCGGTGACCGGGCCGGTCCAGGTGATCGATACCGCCACCCTCAAGGTCGGCGGCAAGGTCGTCCATCTGTTCGGCGTTGAGTGGGTGCGGGGCGGTCAGGCGGACGAACTGGCCCGCTACATCGGCGGCCGGACGGTGACCTGCCAGCCCGCACCGGGCAGCGAGACCATGAACTGCCTCGTGGACGGGCGCGACCTCTCCGAGGTGGTGCTGTTCAACGGCGGCGGCCGCGCCTCCCCGGAGGCGAGCCCCGAGCTCGTCGCGGCCGAGGACCATGCCCGAAGCGAGCGGCTCGGCGTCTGGAAGCGCTAG
- a CDS encoding lipid kinase, which yields MSATPRRALLLCNAKARNGALDLDEVRGILRAGGIEPEEPPPEADCRDVIRDRAGAVDLVILGGGDGTMNYAAPALVESGLPLAILPLGTANDLARSLNLPLDPLAAARFIPTAEARPVDLGWVNGHYYFNVASVGFSAELAGELTAESKKIWGVLGYAVAAIRLLRRVRPFTVTIERDGVVETITTIQVSVGNGRHYGGGMTVAESAAVDDGKLDFYSLEIDHWWRLLALLPALRRGTQGRAADVRTFHAQEIRLSTRKPRPVNTDGELTTHTPAHFKVFPKILQVFSPEPVRGPAPFDLATLGNRLFPTSEAPRL from the coding sequence ATGAGCGCCACCCCGCGCCGGGCCCTGCTGCTCTGCAACGCCAAGGCCCGCAACGGCGCCCTCGACCTGGACGAGGTCCGGGGGATCCTGCGCGCGGGCGGCATCGAGCCGGAGGAACCGCCGCCGGAGGCCGATTGCCGCGACGTGATTCGCGACCGGGCCGGCGCGGTCGACCTCGTGATCCTGGGCGGCGGCGACGGCACCATGAACTACGCCGCGCCGGCCCTAGTGGAGAGCGGCCTGCCGCTCGCGATCCTGCCGCTCGGCACGGCGAACGACCTCGCTCGCTCCCTGAACCTGCCGCTCGACCCGCTCGCGGCGGCCCGCTTCATCCCGACCGCCGAGGCGCGCCCGGTGGATCTCGGCTGGGTCAACGGCCACTATTATTTCAACGTCGCCAGCGTCGGCTTCTCGGCCGAGCTCGCCGGCGAGCTCACGGCGGAATCGAAGAAGATCTGGGGCGTGCTGGGCTACGCGGTCGCGGCCATCCGCTTGCTGCGCCGGGTCCGGCCCTTCACGGTGACGATCGAGCGTGACGGCGTCGTCGAGACGATCACCACCATCCAGGTCTCGGTGGGCAACGGCCGGCATTACGGCGGCGGCATGACCGTGGCGGAGAGCGCCGCGGTCGACGACGGCAAGCTCGATTTCTACAGCCTGGAGATCGACCATTGGTGGCGGCTCCTCGCGCTGCTGCCCGCCTTGCGCCGTGGCACCCAGGGGCGCGCGGCCGACGTGCGGACCTTCCACGCGCAGGAGATCCGGCTCTCGACCCGCAAGCCCCGGCCGGTGAACACCGACGGCGAGCTGACCACCCACACGCCCGCCCATTTCAAGGTCTTCCCGAAGATCCTGCAGGTCTTCTCCCCCGAGCCCGTGCGCGGTCCCGCCCCCTTCGATCTCGCCACCCTGGGCAACCGCCTGTTCCCGACCAGCGAGGCCCCCCGCCTGTGA
- a CDS encoding Hsp20 family protein yields the protein MRTYDVSPLFRSSIGFDRLLELLNQADRVETSAAWPPYNIERVAEDQYRITMAVAGFTADEIDLTQQDTTLLVSGQKAAPEGGTHFLYRGIAARSFRQTFNLAEHVKVVGASLENGLLTVALRREVPEALKPRRIAIGGTTSVSSQDNEPAQIAREAQAA from the coding sequence TTCGCCCCTGTTCCGGTCGTCCATCGGGTTCGACCGTCTGTTGGAGTTGCTCAATCAGGCCGACCGCGTCGAGACATCGGCCGCCTGGCCGCCCTACAATATCGAGAGGGTCGCCGAGGACCAGTACCGCATCACCATGGCGGTGGCGGGCTTCACGGCCGACGAGATCGACCTGACCCAGCAGGACACCACGCTCCTGGTCTCGGGCCAGAAGGCCGCCCCGGAGGGCGGGACGCATTTCCTCTACCGCGGGATCGCGGCACGCAGCTTCCGCCAGACGTTCAACCTGGCCGAGCACGTGAAGGTCGTGGGCGCGTCCCTGGAGAACGGTCTGCTCACCGTCGCGCTGAGACGCGAGGTGCCGGAGGCCCTGAAGCCCCGCCGCATCGCCATCGGCGGCACGACGAGCGTGTCCAGCCAGGACAACGAGCCGGCGCAGATCGCCCGCGAGGCCCAAGCAGCCTGA
- a CDS encoding TerC family protein, translated as MTDLIQLASQPAVWAALATLVVMEVVLGVDNLIFISILTNKLPADQQTRARRIGIGLALILRLGLLGTVAFIVHLTEPVFAVFGQAFSWRDLILIGGGLFLLWKATKEIHHTVDPEPEAEGSTGGSLGFGAAIGQILLLDLVFSIDSIITAVGMTEHVPVMMIAVVIAVVVMLVAAEPLSAFIARNPTVVMLALGFLIMIGMTLIAEGFGAHVPKGYIYTAMAFSAGVEGLNMLARRRRRAARGGAPPAPAVQARRA; from the coding sequence GTGACCGACCTGATCCAGCTCGCCAGCCAGCCCGCCGTCTGGGCGGCCCTCGCCACCCTGGTGGTGATGGAGGTGGTGCTCGGCGTCGACAACCTGATCTTCATCTCGATCCTGACCAACAAGCTTCCGGCGGATCAGCAGACCCGGGCGCGGCGGATCGGGATCGGCCTGGCGCTGATCCTGCGGCTGGGGCTGCTCGGCACCGTGGCGTTCATCGTCCATCTGACCGAGCCGGTCTTCGCGGTGTTCGGGCAGGCCTTCTCGTGGCGCGACCTGATCCTGATCGGCGGCGGCCTGTTCCTGCTCTGGAAGGCCACCAAGGAGATCCACCACACGGTGGATCCGGAGCCCGAGGCGGAGGGGTCGACCGGCGGCAGCCTCGGCTTCGGCGCGGCCATCGGCCAGATCCTGCTCCTCGATCTCGTCTTCTCGATCGACTCGATCATCACCGCGGTCGGCATGACCGAGCACGTGCCGGTGATGATGATCGCCGTGGTGATCGCCGTGGTGGTGATGCTGGTCGCCGCCGAGCCGCTCTCGGCCTTCATCGCCCGCAACCCGACCGTGGTGATGCTGGCGCTCGGCTTCCTGATCATGATCGGCATGACGCTGATCGCCGAAGGGTTCGGCGCGCATGTGCCGAAGGGCTACATCTACACCGCCATGGCCTTCTCGGCCGGGGTCGAGGGCCTCAACATGCTGGCCCGGCGGCGCCGGCGGGCGGCCCGGGGCGGCGCGCCGCCGGCCCCGGCCGTCCAGGCCCGGCGCGCCTGA